One Leptospira wolbachii serovar Codice str. CDC genomic region harbors:
- the mreD gene encoding rod shape-determining protein MreD, with product MILDKLFIIIGLLLSHFLNGSNLFELGNAVRPDFMVIFVVFFALRKGPLYGLWLGFFGGLLTDTALGGEIGGDNIVYYKIGLHSFSYAIIGYIVGKVMRSSYTENYISITIYILGFTLVSRFITYLLFLMFFHSNHSYSFLYVSLYNAFIGPALFFLFSWAFRLDADEVRQ from the coding sequence ATGATTTTAGATAAACTCTTTATCATCATAGGGCTGTTACTCTCTCACTTCCTCAATGGATCTAACCTATTTGAATTAGGAAATGCAGTCAGACCCGACTTTATGGTTATCTTTGTTGTCTTTTTTGCACTTAGAAAAGGCCCACTGTATGGACTTTGGTTGGGATTTTTTGGAGGCCTACTCACCGATACAGCACTCGGTGGCGAAATCGGCGGAGACAACATTGTTTATTATAAGATAGGACTCCATTCCTTTTCTTATGCCATCATAGGATACATTGTAGGAAAGGTGATGCGATCTTCCTATACAGAAAATTACATTTCCATTACTATCTATATCCTTGGATTTACATTGGTTTCAAGATTCATCACCTATCTTTTATTTTTGATGTTCTTTCACTCCAATCATAGTTATTCCTTTTTGTATGTATCTTTGTACAATGCATTCATTGGCCCTGCCTTGTTTTTTCTATTCTCGTGGGCCTTCCGTTTAGATGCAGATGAGGTGAGGCAATGA